A genomic region of Capra hircus breed San Clemente chromosome 19, ASM170441v1, whole genome shotgun sequence contains the following coding sequences:
- the ACADVL gene encoding very long-chain specific acyl-CoA dehydrogenase, mitochondrial isoform X1 translates to MRAARMAPSMGRQLLRLRGGSSWSSALLGQPRPGPARRPYASGVAQAAVDQSDSQPSEASTREKRANSVSKSFAVGMFKGQLTTDQVFPYPSVLNEDQTQFLKELVGPVTRFFEEVNDAAKNDMLERVEETTMQGLKELGAFGLQVPNELGGVGLCNTQYARLVEIVGMYDLGVGIVLGAHQSIGFKGILLFGTKAQKEKYLPKLASGETIAAFCLTEPSSGSDAASIRSSAVPSPCGKYYTLNGSKIWISNGGLADIFTVFAKTPVTDTATGAVKEKITAFVVERSFGGITHGPPEKKMGIKASNTAEVYFDGVRVPAENVLGEVGGGFKVAMHILNNGRFGMAAALAGTMKGIIAKAVDHAANRTQFGEKIHNFGLIQEKLARMAMLQYVTESMAYMVSANMDQGSTDFQIEAAISKIFGSEAAWKVTDECIQIMGGMGFMKEPGVERVLRDLRIFRIFEGTNDILRLFVALQGCMDKGKELSGLGNALKNPFGNAGLLLGEAGKQLRRRAGLGSGLSLSGIVHQELSRSGELAVRALEQFATVVEAKLIKHKKDIINEQFLLQRLADSAIDLYAMVVVLSRASRSLSEGHPTAQHEKMLCDSWCIEAAARIRENMAALQSDPQQQELFRNFKSISKALVERGGVVTSNPLGF, encoded by the exons ATGAGGGCAGCGAGAATGGCTCCGAGCATGGGGCGGCAGCTGCTGAGGCTGCGGGGCGGAAG CTCGTGGTCCAGTGCGCTCTTGGGGCAGCCCCGGCCCGGCCCTGCCCGACGACCCTATGCCAGTGGGGTCGCCCAG GCGGCTGTGGACCAGTCTGATTCCCAGCCTTCTGAGGCTTCCACCAGGGAAAAACGGGCCAACTCG GTATCTAAGTCCTTTGCTGTGGGGATGTTCAAGGGCCAGCTCACCACCGATCAGGTGTTTCCATACCCGTCTG TGCTCAACGAGGACCAAACACAGTTTCTCAAAGAGCTAGTGGGGCCCGTGACCCGATTCTTTGAG GAGGTGAACGATGCTGCCAAGAATGACATGCTGGAAAGAGTGGAGGAGACCACCATGCAAGGTCTCAAGGAGTTGGGGGCCTTTGGCCTGCAAGTACCCAATGAACTGGGTGGCGTGGGCCTCTGCAACACCCAG TATGCCCGATTGGTGGAGATCGTGGGCATGTATGACCTTGGTGTGGGCATCGTCCTGGGGGCCCATCAGAGCATCGGTTTCAAAGGCATCCTGCTCTTCGGCACAAAggcccagaaagaaaaatacctccCCAAACTGGCATCTG GGGAGACTATAGCTGCTTTCTGTCTAACGGAGCCCTCCAGTGGATCAGATGCAGCGTCCATCCGATCCTCAGCTGTGCCCAGCCCCTGTGGAAAATACTATACCCTCAACGGAAGCAAGATTTGGATCAG TAACGGGGGCCTGGCAGACATCTTTACGGTCTTTGCCAAGACACCAGTTACAGACACAGCCACGGGCGCTGTGAAGGAGAAGATCACAGCTTTTGTGGTGGAGAGAAGCTTTGGCGGCATCACCCA TGGGCCCCCTGAGAAGAAGATGGGCATCAAAGCCTCAAACACAGCAGAGGTGTACTTTGACGGAGTACGGGTGCCAGCAGAGAACGtactgggggaggtggggggcggctTCAAGGTCGCCATGCATATTCTCAACAATGGAAGGTTTGGCATGGCTGCAGCCCTGGCAGGCACCATGAAAGGCATCATTGCTAAGGCG GTGGATCATGCTGCTAACCGTACCCAGTTTGGAGAGAAAATTCACAACTTTGGGCTGATCCAGGAGAAGCTGGCCCGGATGGCTATGCTGCAGTATGTGACTGAG TCCATGGCATACATGGTGAGTGCCAACATGGACCAGGGATCCACGGACTTCCAGATAGAGGCCGCCATCAGCAAAATCTTTGGCTCG GAGGCAGCCTGGAAAGTGACAGATGAGTGCATCCAAATCATGGGGGGCATGGGCTTCATGAAG GAGCCTGGGGTAGAGCGTGTGCTCCGAGATCTTCGCATCTTCCGGATCTTTGAGGGGACAAATGACATTCTCCGCCTGTTTGTGGCTCTGCAGGGCTGCATG GACAAAGGAAAGGAACTCTCTGGGCTTGGCAATGCTCTAAAGAACCCTTTTGGGAATGCCGGCCTCCTGCTAGGAGAGGCAGGCAAACAGCTGAGGCG GCGGGCAGGGCTGGGCAGTGGCCTGAGTCTCAGCGGCATCGTCCACCAGGAACTGAGTCGGAGTGGTGAGCTG GCAGTGCGGGCTCTGGAGCAGTTTGCCACCGTGGTGGAGGCCAAGCTGATAAAGCACAAGAAGGATATCATCA ATGAACAGTTTCTGCTGCAGCGTCTGGCAGACAGTGCCATTGACCTCTACGCCATGGTGGTGGTTCTGTCCAG GGCCTCAAGATCCCTGAGTGAAGGCCACCCCACAGCCCAGCATGAGAAAATGCTCTGTGACAGCTGGTGTATCGAG gctgcAGCCCGGATCCGAGAGAACATGGCTGCTCTGCAGTCTGACCCCCAGCAGCAGGAGCTCTTCCGTAACTTCAAAAGCATCTCCAAGGCCCTGGTGGAGCGGGGCGGCGTGGTCACCAGCAATCCCCTTGGTTTCTGA
- the ACADVL gene encoding very long-chain specific acyl-CoA dehydrogenase, mitochondrial isoform X2: MRAARMAPSMGRQLLRLRGGSSWSSALLGQPRPGPARRPYASGVAQAAVDQSDSQPSEASTREKRANSVSKSFAVGMFKGQLTTDQVFPYPSVLNEDQTQFLKELVGPVTRFFEEVNDAAKNDMLERVEETTMQGLKELGAFGLQVPNELGGVGLCNTQYARLVEIVGMYDLGVGIVLGAHQSIGFKGILLFGTKAQKEKYLPKLASGETIAAFCLTEPSSGSDAASIRSSAVPSPCGKYYTLNGSKIWISNGGLADIFTVFAKTPVTDTATGAVKEKITAFVVERSFGGITHGPPEKKMGIKASNTAEVYFDGVRVPAENVLGEVGGGFKVAMHILNNGRFGMAAALAGTMKGIIAKAVDHAANRTQFGEKIHNFGLIQEKLARMAMLQYVTEEPGVERVLRDLRIFRIFEGTNDILRLFVALQGCMDKGKELSGLGNALKNPFGNAGLLLGEAGKQLRRRAGLGSGLSLSGIVHQELSRSGELAVRALEQFATVVEAKLIKHKKDIINEQFLLQRLADSAIDLYAMVVVLSRASRSLSEGHPTAQHEKMLCDSWCIEAAARIRENMAALQSDPQQQELFRNFKSISKALVERGGVVTSNPLGF, translated from the exons ATGAGGGCAGCGAGAATGGCTCCGAGCATGGGGCGGCAGCTGCTGAGGCTGCGGGGCGGAAG CTCGTGGTCCAGTGCGCTCTTGGGGCAGCCCCGGCCCGGCCCTGCCCGACGACCCTATGCCAGTGGGGTCGCCCAG GCGGCTGTGGACCAGTCTGATTCCCAGCCTTCTGAGGCTTCCACCAGGGAAAAACGGGCCAACTCG GTATCTAAGTCCTTTGCTGTGGGGATGTTCAAGGGCCAGCTCACCACCGATCAGGTGTTTCCATACCCGTCTG TGCTCAACGAGGACCAAACACAGTTTCTCAAAGAGCTAGTGGGGCCCGTGACCCGATTCTTTGAG GAGGTGAACGATGCTGCCAAGAATGACATGCTGGAAAGAGTGGAGGAGACCACCATGCAAGGTCTCAAGGAGTTGGGGGCCTTTGGCCTGCAAGTACCCAATGAACTGGGTGGCGTGGGCCTCTGCAACACCCAG TATGCCCGATTGGTGGAGATCGTGGGCATGTATGACCTTGGTGTGGGCATCGTCCTGGGGGCCCATCAGAGCATCGGTTTCAAAGGCATCCTGCTCTTCGGCACAAAggcccagaaagaaaaatacctccCCAAACTGGCATCTG GGGAGACTATAGCTGCTTTCTGTCTAACGGAGCCCTCCAGTGGATCAGATGCAGCGTCCATCCGATCCTCAGCTGTGCCCAGCCCCTGTGGAAAATACTATACCCTCAACGGAAGCAAGATTTGGATCAG TAACGGGGGCCTGGCAGACATCTTTACGGTCTTTGCCAAGACACCAGTTACAGACACAGCCACGGGCGCTGTGAAGGAGAAGATCACAGCTTTTGTGGTGGAGAGAAGCTTTGGCGGCATCACCCA TGGGCCCCCTGAGAAGAAGATGGGCATCAAAGCCTCAAACACAGCAGAGGTGTACTTTGACGGAGTACGGGTGCCAGCAGAGAACGtactgggggaggtggggggcggctTCAAGGTCGCCATGCATATTCTCAACAATGGAAGGTTTGGCATGGCTGCAGCCCTGGCAGGCACCATGAAAGGCATCATTGCTAAGGCG GTGGATCATGCTGCTAACCGTACCCAGTTTGGAGAGAAAATTCACAACTTTGGGCTGATCCAGGAGAAGCTGGCCCGGATGGCTATGCTGCAGTATGTGACTGAG GAGCCTGGGGTAGAGCGTGTGCTCCGAGATCTTCGCATCTTCCGGATCTTTGAGGGGACAAATGACATTCTCCGCCTGTTTGTGGCTCTGCAGGGCTGCATG GACAAAGGAAAGGAACTCTCTGGGCTTGGCAATGCTCTAAAGAACCCTTTTGGGAATGCCGGCCTCCTGCTAGGAGAGGCAGGCAAACAGCTGAGGCG GCGGGCAGGGCTGGGCAGTGGCCTGAGTCTCAGCGGCATCGTCCACCAGGAACTGAGTCGGAGTGGTGAGCTG GCAGTGCGGGCTCTGGAGCAGTTTGCCACCGTGGTGGAGGCCAAGCTGATAAAGCACAAGAAGGATATCATCA ATGAACAGTTTCTGCTGCAGCGTCTGGCAGACAGTGCCATTGACCTCTACGCCATGGTGGTGGTTCTGTCCAG GGCCTCAAGATCCCTGAGTGAAGGCCACCCCACAGCCCAGCATGAGAAAATGCTCTGTGACAGCTGGTGTATCGAG gctgcAGCCCGGATCCGAGAGAACATGGCTGCTCTGCAGTCTGACCCCCAGCAGCAGGAGCTCTTCCGTAACTTCAAAAGCATCTCCAAGGCCCTGGTGGAGCGGGGCGGCGTGGTCACCAGCAATCCCCTTGGTTTCTGA